A single window of Eucalyptus grandis isolate ANBG69807.140 chromosome 1, ASM1654582v1, whole genome shotgun sequence DNA harbors:
- the LOC104441227 gene encoding uncharacterized protein LOC104441227 isoform X2 → MANPAKSEGLRNLSEVVGFKSRIGRILTSVRRFVVDSAILESLGGNNGKKTATKLMYEGMKDRALCPSLNDGNRPGDLKVGLTNINEIVEKRQEGSNKVGQEHERSAKSVIGLEVSKKTPNEVPKLMDLPRATEKRLFIRSRL, encoded by the exons ATGGCGAACCCCGCTAAGTCGGAGGGGCTTCGGAACCTCAGCGAAGTCGTTGGTTTCAAGAGCAGGATCGGCCGGATTCTGACATCAGTCCGCAGATTCGTCGTCGATTCCGCCATCCTCGAGTCCCTCGGGGGCAATAATG GAAAGAAGACGGCAACTAAGTTAATGTACGAAGGCATGAAAGACCGAGCGCTTTGTCCCTCACTTAATGACGGTAACAGACCTGGAGATCTCAAAGTGGGGCTGACTAATATAAATGAAATCGTGGAGAAAAGGCAAGAAGGATCGAATAAAGTGGGCCAAGAACATGAGAGGTCGGCTAAATCTGTTATAGGGTTGGAAGTTTCGAAGAAGACGCCAAATGAAGTACCCAAACTGATGGATCTCCCGAGAGCCACAGAAAAGAGACTCTTTATTCGCTCGAGATTATGA
- the LOC104441227 gene encoding uncharacterized protein LOC104441227 isoform X1 gives MANPAKSEGLRNLSEVVGFKSRIGRILTSVRRFVVDSAILESLGGNNAGKKTATKLMYEGMKDRALCPSLNDGNRPGDLKVGLTNINEIVEKRQEGSNKVGQEHERSAKSVIGLEVSKKTPNEVPKLMDLPRATEKRLFIRSRL, from the exons ATGGCGAACCCCGCTAAGTCGGAGGGGCTTCGGAACCTCAGCGAAGTCGTTGGTTTCAAGAGCAGGATCGGCCGGATTCTGACATCAGTCCGCAGATTCGTCGTCGATTCCGCCATCCTCGAGTCCCTCGGGGGCAATAATG CAGGAAAGAAGACGGCAACTAAGTTAATGTACGAAGGCATGAAAGACCGAGCGCTTTGTCCCTCACTTAATGACGGTAACAGACCTGGAGATCTCAAAGTGGGGCTGACTAATATAAATGAAATCGTGGAGAAAAGGCAAGAAGGATCGAATAAAGTGGGCCAAGAACATGAGAGGTCGGCTAAATCTGTTATAGGGTTGGAAGTTTCGAAGAAGACGCCAAATGAAGTACCCAAACTGATGGATCTCCCGAGAGCCACAGAAAAGAGACTCTTTATTCGCTCGAGATTATGA
- the LOC104441228 gene encoding C-factor — protein MKLLAFTKHASMAISRCLRPALSTTIRSSSSSSSTSSDAVKWEGGISMVQGCSRGIGLEFVKQLLQKSEKGHVIATCRKPNEASGLLSLKNMFAQRLSILPMDVTDESTIEASAKSIKDRYGSLNLLVNASGILSIPDVLQPETTLLKVEKSSLLLTYEINAVGPILVIKHMWPLLKAGGGTGTDRDVAVVANISARVGSIGDNRLGGWHSYRSSKAALNQLTKTVSVEFARRKDPVICILLHPGTVDTDLSKPFQRNVPEGKLFTKEYSVQKLLGIIDHAKIQDNGKFFAWDGQEIPW, from the exons ATGAAACTGCTTGCATTCACCAAGCACGCGTCGATGGCGATTTCTCGTTGTCTCCGCCCCGCGCTTTCGACAACGAttcgctcttcttcttcttcttcttctacttcctCTGATGCCGTGAAATGGGAAGGCGGGATTTCCATGGTGCAGGGCTGTTCTAGGGGAATCGGGCTTGAATTC GTCAAGCAGCTGCtgcaaaaaagtgaaaaagggcATGTCATTGCTACATGTCGCAAACCTAATGAGGCATCAGGGCTTCTTTCGCTCAAAAATATGTTTGCTCAACGACTTAGCATTCTGCCGATGGACGTGACTGATGAAAGCACCATAGAG gCATCTGCAAAGTCCATAAAAGATAGATATGGCTCCTTGAATCTTCTGGTTAATGCATCTGGAATTCTTTCAATACCTGATGTACTCCAACCAG AAACGACACTCCTCAAAGTAGAGAAGTCATCGTTGCTGCTCACATATGAGATCAATGCTGTGGGCCCTATCCTTGTCATCAAG CACATGTGGCCCCTTCTAAAGGCTGGCGGAGGCACTGGTACTGATAGAGATGTTGCTGTTGTGGCCAATATCAGTGCCCGGGTGGGTTCAATTGGGGACAATCGCCTTGGGGGGTGGCACTCTTATCGATCCTCCAAAGCCGCATTGAATCAGT TGACAAAAACGGTGTCAGTAGAGTTTGCGCGTAGGAAGGATCCAGTTATCTGCATTTTGCTGCACCCAGGCACAGTGGACACAGATCTCTCGAAGCCGTTTCAGAGAAATGTTCCGGAAGGCAAGCTTTTCACCAAGGAGTATTCGGTGCAGAAGCTCTTGGGAATTATCGACCATGCAAAGATTCAAGACAATGGCAAGTTTTTTGCCTGGGATGGTCAAGAAATCCCATGGTAG